In Syngnathus acus chromosome 21, fSynAcu1.2, whole genome shotgun sequence, one genomic interval encodes:
- the pla1a gene encoding phospholipase A1 member A isoform X2, with protein sequence MCPPAKSVLLFLGLLLVQTVQGSEAWADECADVSNTTWQQSRQQRQQRAQPRVRFLLMTRERLGCARTFRQMPGSAFNTTRPTKVVVHGYRTLGSKPSWVLDLAESLLAVEDVNVLMVDWVGAASFAYNLVVDNYKEVALQISVLINRLQKVGCKLESFHFIGVSLGAHVAGFVGTLFNGRIGRITALDPAGPMFKGADTFDRLDPSDAQFVDAIHTDSDYFGISIPVGHVDFFLNGGNDQTGCTRSRFATVLGFLPVYGYVICDHMRALHVYMSSLSASCRLSGIPCDSYQNFLQGRCLHCNAFQGTCPTIGLSEKCGITSSPLPSEQKLFLLTTSLPPFCAHHILLVLEASALAKSAEVEVTLTTGELETRRRLRLQTDATMYRMMLAHPVALCEIHSITLKNTGARFYRQNDIHLKSICLSQIAAPRREAPLCVNNINIRRGAPWSHDFVQL encoded by the exons GATCGGAGGCCTGGGCGGACGAGTGCGCCGACGTGAGCAACACCACATGGCAGCAGTCCCGCCAACAGAGGCAGCAGCGAGCGCAGCCACGGGTTCGCTTCCTGCTTATGACCAGAGAGCGCCTGGGCTGTGCGCGCACCTTCCGCCAGATGCCAGGAAGCGCCTTTAACACCACGCGGCCCACTAAAGTCGTCGTGCACGGATACAG AACACTGGGCAGCAAACCCTCGTGGGTTTTGGATCTGGCCGAGTCGCTGCTTGCCGTGGAGGATGTCAATGTGCTGATGGTGGACTGGGTGGGCGCCGCCTCGTTCGCCTACAACCTGGTGGTGGACAACTACAAGGAGGTGGCCCTGCAGATTTCCGTCCTCATCAATCGGCTGCAG AAAGTCGGATGCAAGCTGGAGTCGTTCCACTTCATCGGTGTCAGTTTAGGTGCACACGTGGCCGGATTTGTGGGAACGCTCTTTAATGGCAGGATTGGACGAATCACGG CTTTGGACCCTGCCGGTCCCATGTTTAAGGGCGCCGACACCTTTGACCGTCTGGACCCATCCGACGCGCAGTTTGTGGACGCCATACACACCGACTCAGACT ACTTTGGCATCTCCATCCCGGTCGGCCACGTGGACTTTTTCCTGAATGGTGGAAACGACCAGACGGGATGCACACGATCCCGGTTTGCCACTG TTTTGGGCTTCCTTCCAGTGTACGGCTATGTGATTTGTGACCACATGAGGGCGCTGCACGTGTACATGAgctctctgagtgcttcgtgcCGGCTCAGCGGCATCCCCTGTGACAGCTACCAAAACTTCCTGCAGGGTCGATGCCTCCACTGCAACGCCTTCCAGGGAACGTGCCCCACCATCG GTCTGTCCGAAAAGTGCGGCATCACCTCATCTCCCCTCCCCAGCGAGCAGAAGCTGTTCCTGCTCACCACGTCTCTGCCGCCTTTCTGCG CTCATCACATCCTTCTCGTGTTGGAAGCGTCTGCTCTCGCTAAAAGCGCAGAAGTGGAAGTGACGCTGACCACCGGAGAACTGGAGACACGACGACGACTCCGGCT TCAAACAGACGCGACGATGTACCGGATGATGTTGGCTCACCCGGTGGCGCTGTGTGAGATCCACTCCATCACCCTGAAAAACACGGGCGCTCGCTTCTACCGCCAGAACGACATCCATCTCAAGTCCATCTGTTTGTCTCAGATTGCCGCGCCCAG GCGCGAGGCTCCATTGTGCGTGAACAACATCAACATCCGACGAGGAGCTCCATGGTCACATGACTTTGTGCAG CTATGA
- the pla1a gene encoding phospholipase A1 member A isoform X3 — MCPPAKSVLLFLGLLLVQTVQGSEAWADECADVSNTTWQQSRQQRQQRAQPRVRFLLMTRERLGCARTFRQMPGSAFNTTRPTKVVVHGYRTLGSKPSWVLDLAESLLAVEDVNVLMVDWVGAASFAYNLVVDNYKEVALQISVLINRLQKVGCKLESFHFIGVSLGAHVAGFVGTLFNGRIGRITALDPAGPMFKGADTFDRLDPSDAQFVDAIHTDSDYFGISIPVGHVDFFLNGGNDQTGCTRSRFATVYGYVICDHMRALHVYMSSLSASCRLSGIPCDSYQNFLQGRCLHCNAFQGTCPTIGLSEKCGITSSPLPSEQKLFLLTTSLPPFCAHHILLVLEASALAKSAEVEVTLTTGELETRRRLRLQTDATMYRMMLAHPVALCEIHSITLKNTGARFYRQNDIHLKSICLSQIAAPRREAPLCVNNINIRRGAPWSHDFVQVCS; from the exons GATCGGAGGCCTGGGCGGACGAGTGCGCCGACGTGAGCAACACCACATGGCAGCAGTCCCGCCAACAGAGGCAGCAGCGAGCGCAGCCACGGGTTCGCTTCCTGCTTATGACCAGAGAGCGCCTGGGCTGTGCGCGCACCTTCCGCCAGATGCCAGGAAGCGCCTTTAACACCACGCGGCCCACTAAAGTCGTCGTGCACGGATACAG AACACTGGGCAGCAAACCCTCGTGGGTTTTGGATCTGGCCGAGTCGCTGCTTGCCGTGGAGGATGTCAATGTGCTGATGGTGGACTGGGTGGGCGCCGCCTCGTTCGCCTACAACCTGGTGGTGGACAACTACAAGGAGGTGGCCCTGCAGATTTCCGTCCTCATCAATCGGCTGCAG AAAGTCGGATGCAAGCTGGAGTCGTTCCACTTCATCGGTGTCAGTTTAGGTGCACACGTGGCCGGATTTGTGGGAACGCTCTTTAATGGCAGGATTGGACGAATCACGG CTTTGGACCCTGCCGGTCCCATGTTTAAGGGCGCCGACACCTTTGACCGTCTGGACCCATCCGACGCGCAGTTTGTGGACGCCATACACACCGACTCAGACT ACTTTGGCATCTCCATCCCGGTCGGCCACGTGGACTTTTTCCTGAATGGTGGAAACGACCAGACGGGATGCACACGATCCCGGTTTGCCACTG TGTACGGCTATGTGATTTGTGACCACATGAGGGCGCTGCACGTGTACATGAgctctctgagtgcttcgtgcCGGCTCAGCGGCATCCCCTGTGACAGCTACCAAAACTTCCTGCAGGGTCGATGCCTCCACTGCAACGCCTTCCAGGGAACGTGCCCCACCATCG GTCTGTCCGAAAAGTGCGGCATCACCTCATCTCCCCTCCCCAGCGAGCAGAAGCTGTTCCTGCTCACCACGTCTCTGCCGCCTTTCTGCG CTCATCACATCCTTCTCGTGTTGGAAGCGTCTGCTCTCGCTAAAAGCGCAGAAGTGGAAGTGACGCTGACCACCGGAGAACTGGAGACACGACGACGACTCCGGCT TCAAACAGACGCGACGATGTACCGGATGATGTTGGCTCACCCGGTGGCGCTGTGTGAGATCCACTCCATCACCCTGAAAAACACGGGCGCTCGCTTCTACCGCCAGAACGACATCCATCTCAAGTCCATCTGTTTGTCTCAGATTGCCGCGCCCAG GCGCGAGGCTCCATTGTGCGTGAACAACATCAACATCCGACGAGGAGCTCCATGGTCACATGACTTTGTGCAGGTGTGCAGCTAG
- the pla1a gene encoding phospholipase A1 member A isoform X1, giving the protein MCPPAKSVLLFLGLLLVQTVQGSEAWADECADVSNTTWQQSRQQRQQRAQPRVRFLLMTRERLGCARTFRQMPGSAFNTTRPTKVVVHGYRTLGSKPSWVLDLAESLLAVEDVNVLMVDWVGAASFAYNLVVDNYKEVALQISVLINRLQKVGCKLESFHFIGVSLGAHVAGFVGTLFNGRIGRITALDPAGPMFKGADTFDRLDPSDAQFVDAIHTDSDYFGISIPVGHVDFFLNGGNDQTGCTRSRFATVLGFLPVYGYVICDHMRALHVYMSSLSASCRLSGIPCDSYQNFLQGRCLHCNAFQGTCPTIGLSEKCGITSSPLPSEQKLFLLTTSLPPFCAHHILLVLEASALAKSAEVEVTLTTGELETRRRLRLQTDATMYRMMLAHPVALCEIHSITLKNTGARFYRQNDIHLKSICLSQIAAPRREAPLCVNNINIRRGAPWSHDFVQVCS; this is encoded by the exons GATCGGAGGCCTGGGCGGACGAGTGCGCCGACGTGAGCAACACCACATGGCAGCAGTCCCGCCAACAGAGGCAGCAGCGAGCGCAGCCACGGGTTCGCTTCCTGCTTATGACCAGAGAGCGCCTGGGCTGTGCGCGCACCTTCCGCCAGATGCCAGGAAGCGCCTTTAACACCACGCGGCCCACTAAAGTCGTCGTGCACGGATACAG AACACTGGGCAGCAAACCCTCGTGGGTTTTGGATCTGGCCGAGTCGCTGCTTGCCGTGGAGGATGTCAATGTGCTGATGGTGGACTGGGTGGGCGCCGCCTCGTTCGCCTACAACCTGGTGGTGGACAACTACAAGGAGGTGGCCCTGCAGATTTCCGTCCTCATCAATCGGCTGCAG AAAGTCGGATGCAAGCTGGAGTCGTTCCACTTCATCGGTGTCAGTTTAGGTGCACACGTGGCCGGATTTGTGGGAACGCTCTTTAATGGCAGGATTGGACGAATCACGG CTTTGGACCCTGCCGGTCCCATGTTTAAGGGCGCCGACACCTTTGACCGTCTGGACCCATCCGACGCGCAGTTTGTGGACGCCATACACACCGACTCAGACT ACTTTGGCATCTCCATCCCGGTCGGCCACGTGGACTTTTTCCTGAATGGTGGAAACGACCAGACGGGATGCACACGATCCCGGTTTGCCACTG TTTTGGGCTTCCTTCCAGTGTACGGCTATGTGATTTGTGACCACATGAGGGCGCTGCACGTGTACATGAgctctctgagtgcttcgtgcCGGCTCAGCGGCATCCCCTGTGACAGCTACCAAAACTTCCTGCAGGGTCGATGCCTCCACTGCAACGCCTTCCAGGGAACGTGCCCCACCATCG GTCTGTCCGAAAAGTGCGGCATCACCTCATCTCCCCTCCCCAGCGAGCAGAAGCTGTTCCTGCTCACCACGTCTCTGCCGCCTTTCTGCG CTCATCACATCCTTCTCGTGTTGGAAGCGTCTGCTCTCGCTAAAAGCGCAGAAGTGGAAGTGACGCTGACCACCGGAGAACTGGAGACACGACGACGACTCCGGCT TCAAACAGACGCGACGATGTACCGGATGATGTTGGCTCACCCGGTGGCGCTGTGTGAGATCCACTCCATCACCCTGAAAAACACGGGCGCTCGCTTCTACCGCCAGAACGACATCCATCTCAAGTCCATCTGTTTGTCTCAGATTGCCGCGCCCAG GCGCGAGGCTCCATTGTGCGTGAACAACATCAACATCCGACGAGGAGCTCCATGGTCACATGACTTTGTGCAGGTGTGCAGCTAG
- the popdc2 gene encoding popeye domain-containing 2 isoform X2 produces the protein MSVENASLLDVLFAAPVCDGWSNNTEGALYHLGNTVLFLGYMGGSGAYGCLFIFGLLAPSFLCLTVWGWLTICGPDAVTWNLLLLLACLFQICHLLYRLHQEGLPNEELATLYRVVYVPLGVPIQVFKEIAGAFENKVLEMKAGQTYAVEGKTAIERLSFLLSGRINVSLEGQFLHYIHPHQFLDSPEWESLRPNEDGKFQVTLTAEEDCRYVSWRRRRLLSLMSKERYVCRLFAVMLGYDIAEKLYNLNNKLYIKSGVLLDIRLPSLYHVLAPSSQSSEGEPPERADRHPRRESDPDRGRRAENPVGRSWPSDPELPSGGDVAGGAARFQRSRAPLAPTDTPKL, from the exons ATGAGTGTGGAGAACGCCAGTCTCCTAGATGTCCTGTTTGCCGCCCCGGTTTGCGATGGCTGGAGCAACAACACCGAGGGTGCCCTCTACCATCTGGGCAACACCGTCCTGTTCCTGGGCTACATGGGTGGCAGCGGGGCCTACGGGTGCCTCTTCATCTTCGGCCTCCTGGCCCCTTCCTTCCTGTGCCTGACTGTGTGGGGCTGGTTGACGATATGCGGCCCCGACGCGGTCACCTGGAACCTTTTGCTGCTTCTGGCCTGCCTGTTCCAGATCTGCCACCTGCTGTACCGCCTGCACCAGGAAGGCCTGCCCAACGAGGAGCTGGCCACCCTCTACCGGGTCGTCTACGTCCCGTTGGGGGTGCCCATCCAGGTCTTCAAGGAGATCGCAGGCGCCTTTGAGAACAAGGTGCTGGAAATGAAGGCGGGCCAGACGTACGCGGTGGAGGGCAAGACGGCCATCGAGAGGCTCTCCTTTCTGCTGTCTGGCAG GATTAACGTATCTCTGGAGGGTCAGTTCCTGCACTACATCCACCCACACCAGTTCCTCGACTCACCCGAGTGGGAGTCCCTGAGGCCCAACGAGGACGGAAAGTTTCAG GTTACTCTGACGGCAGAGGAGGACTGCCGCTACGTGTCTTGGCGGCGCCGCCGCCTGTTGTCCCTCATGTCCAAGGAACGTTACGTGTGCCGCCTGTTCGCCGTCATGCTCGGCTACGACATTGCCGAGAAGCTGTACAACCTCAACAACAAGCTGTACATCAAGAGCGGCGTCCTGCTGGACATCCGCCTTCCCAGCCTCTACCACGTCCTGGCCCCCTCGTCGCAGAGCAGCGAGGGCGAGCCCCCCGAGCGGGCCGACCGGCACCCCCGCCGGGAGTCGGATCCCGACCGGGGACGCCGGGCCGAGAACCCCGTCGGGCGGTCGTGGCCGTCTGACCCGGAGCTGCCCTCTG GGGGGGACGTGGCCGGAGGAGCAGCTCGCTTCCAGAGGAGCCGAGCGCCTCTTGCTCCCACCGACACTCCCAAACTCTGA
- the popdc2 gene encoding popeye domain-containing 2 isoform X1, with product MSVENASLLDVLFAAPVCDGWSNNTEGALYHLGNTVLFLGYMGGSGAYGCLFIFGLLAPSFLCLTVWGWLTICGPDAVTWNLLLLLACLFQICHLLYRLHQEGLPNEELATLYRVVYVPLGVPIQVFKEIAGAFENKVLEMKAGQTYAVEGKTAIERLSFLLSGRINVSLEGQFLHYIHPHQFLDSPEWESLRPNEDGKFQVTLTAEEDCRYVSWRRRRLLSLMSKERYVCRLFAVMLGYDIAEKLYNLNNKLYIKSGVLLDIRLPSLYHVLAPSSQSSEGEPPERADRHPRRESDPDRGRRAENPVGRSWPSDPELPSGEDSTSLVLEDFADLAGSLTDYGSERDYLR from the exons ATGAGTGTGGAGAACGCCAGTCTCCTAGATGTCCTGTTTGCCGCCCCGGTTTGCGATGGCTGGAGCAACAACACCGAGGGTGCCCTCTACCATCTGGGCAACACCGTCCTGTTCCTGGGCTACATGGGTGGCAGCGGGGCCTACGGGTGCCTCTTCATCTTCGGCCTCCTGGCCCCTTCCTTCCTGTGCCTGACTGTGTGGGGCTGGTTGACGATATGCGGCCCCGACGCGGTCACCTGGAACCTTTTGCTGCTTCTGGCCTGCCTGTTCCAGATCTGCCACCTGCTGTACCGCCTGCACCAGGAAGGCCTGCCCAACGAGGAGCTGGCCACCCTCTACCGGGTCGTCTACGTCCCGTTGGGGGTGCCCATCCAGGTCTTCAAGGAGATCGCAGGCGCCTTTGAGAACAAGGTGCTGGAAATGAAGGCGGGCCAGACGTACGCGGTGGAGGGCAAGACGGCCATCGAGAGGCTCTCCTTTCTGCTGTCTGGCAG GATTAACGTATCTCTGGAGGGTCAGTTCCTGCACTACATCCACCCACACCAGTTCCTCGACTCACCCGAGTGGGAGTCCCTGAGGCCCAACGAGGACGGAAAGTTTCAG GTTACTCTGACGGCAGAGGAGGACTGCCGCTACGTGTCTTGGCGGCGCCGCCGCCTGTTGTCCCTCATGTCCAAGGAACGTTACGTGTGCCGCCTGTTCGCCGTCATGCTCGGCTACGACATTGCCGAGAAGCTGTACAACCTCAACAACAAGCTGTACATCAAGAGCGGCGTCCTGCTGGACATCCGCCTTCCCAGCCTCTACCACGTCCTGGCCCCCTCGTCGCAGAGCAGCGAGGGCGAGCCCCCCGAGCGGGCCGACCGGCACCCCCGCCGGGAGTCGGATCCCGACCGGGGACGCCGGGCCGAGAACCCCGTCGGGCGGTCGTGGCCGTCTGACCCGGAGCTGCCCTCTGGTGAGGACTCCACCAGCCTAGTCCTGGAGGACTTTGCCGACTTGGCGGGCTCCTTAACCGACTATGGCAGTGAGAGGGATTATTTGAGGTAG
- the LOC119115149 gene encoding cytochrome c oxidase copper chaperone, producing MSTVSAAAADPAAITEGGEQKKPLKPCCACPETKKVRDACIIEKGEENCTELIEAHKDCMRQLGFKI from the exons ATGTCGACCGTGTCTGCCGCCGCTGCGGATCCCGCCGCCATCACCGAGGGCGGCGAGCAGAAGAAGCCGCTCAAGCCGTGCTGCGCTTGTCCTGAAACCAAGAAAGTCAGAGACGCATG CATCATTGAAAAGGGTGAAGAGAACTGCACGGAACTCATCGAGGCTCACAAAGACTGCATGAGGCAACTGGGATTCAAGATTTAA
- the hcn5 gene encoding potassium/sodium hyperpolarization-activated cyclic nucleotide-gated channel 2 isoform X1, whose product MRRAFCATAAMQRLRARGTAAAAAAAGCERAPCGWRALLLPQQNRQSLYMYGSEVAVEKECIRQLQSGVFVIHPFSLMRSYYIMGMMAITFLNLIGIPMEIAFLDGTSGLAWEGFNVFSDTLFLIDVALNFRMGIISENGEEAILDIKRIRVCYLRTWFIPDVIAAFPIGYILLFADLHYHSDDNPSKTTRMMRILMFVRILSLIRLARVSRLVRFFNEVEKVSNANLEVVRLFFRILSLFMMIFLLCHWNGCIQYFVPMLEEFPTDCWVRKENLMNATVIVKYSWGVFRALSQMIALSYGSMDAPTNYVEMWIVMVSMVSGCLMYTVLVANATAMIASIDPAAKEYKSKMSRLEHYMTFMKLPPELQLRITNYYQARYGGKWFDEKEVMHTVSSALREQILTVMCSRLLRNMPLFRNKDENVLISMVHRLDYEVFQEGDVIIRENAPGDRMFFIDHGQVLEEKDDFHRELCDGDFFGEACVLTRGKHLATVKALTDCQCFSLSWDDFQEVLQAYPDLRKDLDKLVELDAGFA is encoded by the exons ATGAGGCGAGCGTTTTGTGCCACGGCGGCCATGCAGAGACTGAGGGCTCGGggaacggcggcggcggcggcggcggcgggatgCGAGAGGGCGCCCTGCGGGTGGCGGGCGCTGCTCTTGCCTCAGCAGAACCGCCAATCTCTCTACATGTACGGAAGCGAGGTGGCCGTGGAGAAGGAGTGCATCCGCCAGCTGCAGAGCGGCGTCTTCGTCATACATCCCTTCAGCCTCATGAG GAGCTACTACATCATGGGCATGATGGCCATCACCTTCCTCAACTTGATCGGCATCCCCATGGAGATCGCCTTCCTGGACGGCACCAGCGGGCTAGCCTGGGAAGGCTTTAACGTCTTCTCAGACACGCTCTTCCTCATCGACGTGGCGCTCAACTTCCGCATGGGCATCATCAGCGAGAACGGAGAG GAAGCCATCCTAGACATCAAGCGGATCCGAGTGTGCTACCTGAGGACGTGGTTCATCCCCGACGTCATCGCCGCCTTTCCCATCGGCTACATCCTCCTCTTTGCG GATTTACATTACCACAGTGATGACAACCCCTCCAAGACCACCAGGATGATGAGGATCCTCATGTTTGTACGTATCCTCAGCCTCATACGACTGGCACGGGTGTCCAGGCTGGTGCGCTTCTTCAACGAGGTGGAGAAA GTTTCCAACGCAAACTTAGAGGTGGTGCGCCTGTTCTTCCGCATCCTCTCCCTGTTCATGATGATCTTCTTGCTGTGCCACTGGAACGGTTGCATCCAGTACTTTGTGCCCATGCTGGAGGAGTTCCCCACCGACTGCTGGGTCCGTAAGGAGAACCTGATG AATGCCACAGTCATCGTGAAGTACTCTTGGGGGGTCTTCCGAGCTCTCTCGCAGATGATCGCGCTGTCTTATGGATCCATGGATGCTCCCACCA ATTACGTGGAGATGTGGATCGTGATGGTGAGCATGGTGTCCGGGTGCCTGATGTACACGGTGCTGGTGGCCAACGCCACCGCCATGATCGCCAGCATCGACCCCGCCGCCAAGGAGTACAAGAGCAAG ATGAGCCGCTTGGAGCACTACATGACCTTCATGAAACTCCCGCCAGAGCTGCAATTGCGCATCACCAACTACTACCAGGCACGCTACGGAGGGAAATGGTTTGACGAGAAGGAGGTCATGCACACCGTGTCGTCTGCCTTGAGGGAG CAAATCCTGACAGTGATGTGCAGCCGCCTGCTCAGGAACATGCCGTTGTTCCGGAACAAAGACGAGAATGTGCTCATTAGCATGGTGCACAGGCTGGACTACGAGGTGTTCCAGGAGGGCGACGTTATCATCCGGGAGAACGCGCCGGGAGACCGCATGTTTTTCATAGACCACGGTCAGGTGCTGGAGGAGAAAGACGACTTTCACAGGGAGCTCTGCGACGGAGATTTCTTTGGAG AGGCTTGCGTGCTGACCAGAGGCAAACATCTGGCCACGGTGAAGGCGCTGACCGACTGCCAGTGTTTCAGTCTGTCCTGGGACGACTTTCAGGAGGTGCTGCAGGCCTACCCGGACCTGCGCAAGGATTTGGACAAGCTGGTGGAGCTGGATGCGGGATTTGCATGA
- the hcn5 gene encoding potassium/sodium hyperpolarization-activated cyclic nucleotide-gated channel 2 isoform X2, whose protein sequence is MGMMAITFLNLIGIPMEIAFLDGTSGLAWEGFNVFSDTLFLIDVALNFRMGIISENGEEAILDIKRIRVCYLRTWFIPDVIAAFPIGYILLFADLHYHSDDNPSKTTRMMRILMFVRILSLIRLARVSRLVRFFNEVEKVSNANLEVVRLFFRILSLFMMIFLLCHWNGCIQYFVPMLEEFPTDCWVRKENLMNATVIVKYSWGVFRALSQMIALSYGSMDAPTNYVEMWIVMVSMVSGCLMYTVLVANATAMIASIDPAAKEYKSKMSRLEHYMTFMKLPPELQLRITNYYQARYGGKWFDEKEVMHTVSSALREQILTVMCSRLLRNMPLFRNKDENVLISMVHRLDYEVFQEGDVIIRENAPGDRMFFIDHGQVLEEKDDFHRELCDGDFFGEACVLTRGKHLATVKALTDCQCFSLSWDDFQEVLQAYPDLRKDLDKLVELDAGFA, encoded by the exons ATGGGCATGATGGCCATCACCTTCCTCAACTTGATCGGCATCCCCATGGAGATCGCCTTCCTGGACGGCACCAGCGGGCTAGCCTGGGAAGGCTTTAACGTCTTCTCAGACACGCTCTTCCTCATCGACGTGGCGCTCAACTTCCGCATGGGCATCATCAGCGAGAACGGAGAG GAAGCCATCCTAGACATCAAGCGGATCCGAGTGTGCTACCTGAGGACGTGGTTCATCCCCGACGTCATCGCCGCCTTTCCCATCGGCTACATCCTCCTCTTTGCG GATTTACATTACCACAGTGATGACAACCCCTCCAAGACCACCAGGATGATGAGGATCCTCATGTTTGTACGTATCCTCAGCCTCATACGACTGGCACGGGTGTCCAGGCTGGTGCGCTTCTTCAACGAGGTGGAGAAA GTTTCCAACGCAAACTTAGAGGTGGTGCGCCTGTTCTTCCGCATCCTCTCCCTGTTCATGATGATCTTCTTGCTGTGCCACTGGAACGGTTGCATCCAGTACTTTGTGCCCATGCTGGAGGAGTTCCCCACCGACTGCTGGGTCCGTAAGGAGAACCTGATG AATGCCACAGTCATCGTGAAGTACTCTTGGGGGGTCTTCCGAGCTCTCTCGCAGATGATCGCGCTGTCTTATGGATCCATGGATGCTCCCACCA ATTACGTGGAGATGTGGATCGTGATGGTGAGCATGGTGTCCGGGTGCCTGATGTACACGGTGCTGGTGGCCAACGCCACCGCCATGATCGCCAGCATCGACCCCGCCGCCAAGGAGTACAAGAGCAAG ATGAGCCGCTTGGAGCACTACATGACCTTCATGAAACTCCCGCCAGAGCTGCAATTGCGCATCACCAACTACTACCAGGCACGCTACGGAGGGAAATGGTTTGACGAGAAGGAGGTCATGCACACCGTGTCGTCTGCCTTGAGGGAG CAAATCCTGACAGTGATGTGCAGCCGCCTGCTCAGGAACATGCCGTTGTTCCGGAACAAAGACGAGAATGTGCTCATTAGCATGGTGCACAGGCTGGACTACGAGGTGTTCCAGGAGGGCGACGTTATCATCCGGGAGAACGCGCCGGGAGACCGCATGTTTTTCATAGACCACGGTCAGGTGCTGGAGGAGAAAGACGACTTTCACAGGGAGCTCTGCGACGGAGATTTCTTTGGAG AGGCTTGCGTGCTGACCAGAGGCAAACATCTGGCCACGGTGAAGGCGCTGACCGACTGCCAGTGTTTCAGTCTGTCCTGGGACGACTTTCAGGAGGTGCTGCAGGCCTACCCGGACCTGCGCAAGGATTTGGACAAGCTGGTGGAGCTGGATGCGGGATTTGCATGA